CCCAACTGTCGACCATATAAATAACCAGCGTCACGCAGAACTTCgacctctatatatatatatcttttatataatttgacctttaaatattttctgtaaaacgttttgtgtttgcagcGTAAAGAATTGACTGTATACTGACCCCCGGGACTGACCGTAACCCTTAAATGAatacaattaccatgattactgaacTCAATAGCTTGTAATCCTGAGTTCTAGATCTAATCCTGCTAATCCTaatgctaatcctaaccctaaccttaaccctaacaaaCACAATTTTACAGGTCAATTGACATTATTATTGGCATTCAAACTTTTCAGCAGCAGGTGTTGAAGGCAACAAACAAGATGTTCAATGTGAGCATAGAAGACTAGCCATAGAAGACACAATCATCAGCAATTCTAACGTAGGATTCAATGATGTTGCTGGGTTGGACCAAGCTAAGCAAATTCTCAAGGAGGCTATCATTATGCCAGTACAGTACCCACAGTTATTCACAGGTAACATTTGACACAGATCACACACCACTTAGACAGTTACGGTGCCAAAAAGGAGGGGGGTATGCCCCACTTTCCTCAagacaaaataagaaatttgaacatttaaaactttttgtgccaaaaatgcagaccaatttttttttcattttccccCTTTCCACCCAGAAaatattcctggtgctgccattgTACTAGGGCCAattcatattttatatttgatgtgCAACAAAATTAATATCTGTTATATAATCTGTTTCTATAAGTCACTTTTATtctctaacgaatgtttgttgaagAAAAAGGGAGGAAAGAGGAACCAAGCAATAGTTGTCAGGTCGAGGAATGCAATATATATTGCACTAAAAAAAGACAGTACCCAATGTTAAAACATGCAAACTTATATTTTCTGCTTGCAATGATTGCATCATTTATTTAGATGTATAAAAATTATGTACACCAAGATTTGGCATGAGCTGGAAGGGGGACAAGGATTTATTGGAGCAATATTTTGGCAGACCAAAATGTAAAACAGCACAGACCCAATATATGATATGGGGATGTGTAGGGAATAGACCACATGTTGTGTGAATTGTAATCATGGCCAAACTATGCATGGTATAAACTGCAAACAGTATGATTATTCTACTCAAATTTTTCTAGGTGGAAGGAAACCGTGGAAGCGCATTCTACTCTATGGTCCACCAGGTACTGGAAAGACCCGTCTAGCTCAAGCTGTTGCCAAAGAAATCAACTCGGCTTTTTACTGTGTGTCTAGCTCAGATCTGGTTTCTAGTTGGGTAGGAGAGAGTGAGAAGTAAGtaaaatattttactttggtAAAGAGtaaagcaaaatatttaatttagtAAAGTGTAAAGCAAAATATTTTCCCTTGGCATGCTTTGTAAAGTGTAAATCAAATTATTTTACCTTGGTATTGTGTAAAGCAAAATACCTTGGTAAAGTGTATGTAAAGCAAAATATTTTACCTCGGTAAAGTGTAAAGCAAATTATTTTACCTTGGTAAAGTGTAAAGCAAAATATTTTACCCTGGTCATGTTGATAAagtgtaaaacaaaatattttaccttGGTAGTgtgtaaaacaaattattttaccTTGGTAAAAGTGTAAAGCAAAATATTTTACCTTGGTAAAAGTGTAAAGCAAATTATTTACCTGGTATaagcaaaattattttacaagaaCCGGATGGGATAAGAAGGGTAAAAAGGGGATGTTCTTTGTGTGAAAAAACAAAGGCACACACTGATGATTGAATATACAGAGTTTCAAgggaaaaatatttcaatattttttttaattcacaaagATACTGGATACTGTGTCTTGTAGACACCAGGGAACATGCAATTGTGGCATACGTTGATTGCTGGTTTTGGGCTGCATGCATGGAGCAATCACATAGAGGGAAAAATAAGATGGCCGGTTGAATTACATACCCTTGCAGTCGGTTAAAAATCAAGTTTGCCCACGGATTGCTGATTGCTTTCACAGTTACTGCACACACCATACTATCTTGAAACTGTCATGATGCATGTTTTAAAACTTTGTTTTGTCCATTTGCTTCTGAATCAGGTTGATCAAGGAACTCTTCCACCATGCCAATCAACAAGAAGGACGATCGGTAAGTTTCTGTGAACTCTGAGGAGATAATCATTGTTAATTAAAAGAGAGAGAGacacaaagtttgaaatgtgGTACCAAAGGTATCCACTAACATGCCACACAAACAAAAAGTTCACTGGGTAGCTACAAAACTGAAAATACACAATGTGTAAATAAAGTACAATGAAGGTACCGTTTTCTCACTGATTTGGCATAAAATCATTTTATTATGGTCTTGTCcataaaattaaatcatattgcaAGAGGTTTTACGATTTATATATAAATGTGACAGTGGACCAAAATGACACAATGTTTTTTATGCCAGTAAACAATGTGAACGATTTGTGAGACCTATACTGACAGGAAAGTGAGTTCGGTTATAATGACATACTATCACTTCTTCTTGTTTTCATTCTTTTCCTTTGATGTTATTTTCTTCTCTTTTTGCAATTCCTTTTGCTTTTTTGCCAATGTGACAGTGGACCAAAATGACGCAATGTTTTTTGTATaaacaatcccagcaaacacaaaacgctttcgacatcattcgcaaaaggttataaaaggttgtcagaaaagcgtttaaatgtcgggttatataaagggtatatcaagggtataaaacgttttcataacattaataaacattttatgataatctactgccagcaaacacaaaatgttttacagaaaacgtttaaatgtcgggttatataaagggtataaaaacgttttaataacattccaaaaacattttgaaaacttgatacaaaacattctaaacagaatgttattttggggttgaaaaaatattttataaaaatgtttgcccaaaatatttgcaataacgttttaaaaacgttttcatgactttatataacccgacatttaaatgttattaaaacgttttgaaaaaacattttaagaacatttctgggtttactgggtgcaaatattttaacataatgttatttaagtgttgacaaaatatttggcaaaaaatgtttgcaaaattagtttacaataccattttgaaaacattttagaaatattcttgcagtgtgttttcatacaaaacgttttaaaacgttttcatgacctttatataacccaacattttaatgtcactttattaaaatgtttttacctaaaccaaaagccaaactataacttatttaaaacgtttttaaaacgtttttgtgtttgctgggatgtgaaTGATTTCCAAGACAGATATTGACAGGAAAGTGAGTTGAGTTATTCCTTCTTTCATTTTCATCTTGTtttcattcttttgttttgttgttattttcttccatttttacTTGTCTTCCTTTTGCTTTGTTGCTGATAACATACGAATGTGACAGTGGACCAAAATGACGCAATATGTTctaaattatgtaaacaatgtgaAAGACATACCTATAACATGCCCATACTGACATATTGGTCTTTTTTAGAATGATTTGAAATTAAACATTTGCATTGCAACAACAAATTAACCTAATATACTTATAACATATGAATGTGACAGTGGACCAAAATGCCGCAATGTGTTCTATGTAAACAATGTGAAAGACTTACCCATaaccataccgcggaaacatggcatgttgcccaggggatcgacgctaagtcaggtaccgtgtgagcaaactcaaaaatagcgcaaacagcgcgagcgtacacaaaagaaacttctcgtgtaagataagcgatgtcgctacactcacagaaaaaaatacacaaattgtgtaaaattttacacaacttcgatgtacgtatagaactccaaaacaaataggtattttatacataaccatgaattatgtaaaaaaaacatagcagataagtaacaaaaatacttaaatattaggtaaaatatttacataacttttatgtagattttttacctcagctattaggtattttactacataattgttatgtaatattttacacaaaatgtgtaaaaaatacataacatttatgtagcatatgaaccctataacaaataggtatttttcacacaaccttgaattatgtaaaaaatacataccaGTTAAGGAAAAAAACAGGTCAATAGGATcggggctttctttctttctttctttgttttattttatgctgaaacataattcatgatagatttgaagtcatcagatcttggtcaactgttagattcattcaacaatttcatgcatgaactattttattttgttgttcttttcattctatcagttcaacccgctatctagTTAATGTTCAGTGTAagcatttctctctcgcatgtacgatacaatgctaCAGTACACTAATGCATTGAGGCTTCAAGCCTAATTCGAGTCCCACGCTTGGTACACTATGCTGTATGCTGCATATTTATCGAAGTCATGTCAATGCATATCACGTCTATAGTACACTGTCCGTATTACCAAATGAGAAGATCTCCTGTGGTATTTGTGATCTATCTCAACACGTACACACATTGCTATACACGCAGTGCCGGTCCGTCGCAGTATACAGTACAGTACGTATTGATCGCGGCAATGTCGCGGTGCATGTGTGTCAATTCTAATGTTGATCAATCTAGcaaaatgaacccataaatagccatttaTAAAGTCTCAAAGAAATCCATGCATAacttatcgaacgaatctccagtttggttcaaGTTTAATGACTccaaaacctacctatttgaatgaagtTTCAGCAGGTATGCGCTATCGCTACCCGATCACACACACGTCGTGTCGCCATTGCTTTCGgtctgcgctataattttttacatgaaataggtaaaaactacacGTGTGTCGATTTACATAACACGTTAGGTAGATTTTCTCCAATCAGCGAAGTATTTTTGGCTGACATTTTACTTCatttcatgcaatgattacacaaactaggtaaactagcttcgttacagttcaaatatgtatttgaagcatttacaaactggcatggtaaaagtttttgacaaaattgtgtataatttaatttacatcgtgtttttttacataacgtgtgaatatttctctgagtgtaggtctgtacgctgtaccggcgtcagctgaattcgagtacgcttagagggcacaggcatggacaattccaatctgtgtattaataatctaagccCATAACATACCCATACTGACATACTGATCttttttagaataatttaaattaaacattcatattgcaaaaaaaaattaacctaATATCCTTATTACATATGATGTGACAGTGGACCAAAATGACGCAATGTGTCGTATGTAAACAATGTGAAAGACTATAACATACCCATactgggtgcacaccagtaaatagcctccattgactttctgtacaaacagggtccgggaaaacatCTTGTTTTTTTCTTTGAGCTGAGAGTGACTCAATTCTTCAAAACTCATTCtatctgcaagttgaaggtcagataaaGACAGGCAGTTCAGTGAAAACAGACAGGGTCCAGTGACTTTTTGCAGAAAATTGCTAACTAGATCACCCTGTAGGCCTAGCCCACACTGCTTACGCCAGCTCGCAAATAGCTTGGTTTTTCTaatatgtaacacattttgaaagtttagacaaattgtcataaaaagttggatcctgctcattttttctTGTACAATCTATTTCTTAGGCCTAAATAAGgaataaatatgaatcagggcctaatagttggttttaagccttttctaatgtattacattaaatcACATGGCACTTTCTCACTTTTCGAAACACTGATTTTTCTTCCAAGGGTACAGGAGTTgcatttactggtgtgcactctactGACAGACAACTGAGTGACATCTACACACTTTCTTTCCATCTTGAATTTCTcacttttcatttcttttttctcattcctttcctttttccccttctttcttcttccttccttttcttttttttcaaggtGATATTCATTGATGAAATAGACAGCATATGCCGCACCCGCAGCTCCCGAGAGGAAGAACACACCCGCCGTATTAAAATGAACTCCTTAAACAGATGGAGGGTGCTGACAGCATGGAGGATGCTGCTGAAAATCATCTATTTCTCATGTGTGCTACCAATAGACCGTGGGAATTGGACACAGCATTTCTTAGAAGATTTCAGAAGCGTGTGTACATACCATTACCAGATGGGTAAGAAAATAACAAAGCTATATTATGGCAATAGATTTCATGAAATCAAGAATGAAACCAGAGAAAACTACAttaaagtttttgtcagagaagaacggcacttgtttacattttgagagcttgCAGAGCGTATACACGGAAGtggagttctgattggctgaatcaatcgtctgacaatcatagcaacataCCGATAATCTGATTGACTGACTGTGTGTCAAATTGTTGGTCGGCATagatcggcgcccttgaagtgaaTACAAAGTTCCACGTATGTCGcacattaacagggcgctcgcgtcaatctgagcaagggactgctgttcttctctgaaacaCGTTGAAATGCTTTCTGAAAGGCAAGTATGTTTTCAAGTTTATGTTTAAGTTTTGATTCAATGTTTACAATGTCTTATGAAATAGCCCATAAAAGCCAATGTAATGTCCTTGTATTCTGGGTATTTGTTAATGTCTTTGGCTAAAAGCTactatgaaaataaaatttagtttttttatttaatttaggcTTGAAAGCTTTCATACCGGTAATAAGTTTAAAAGAAATTCCTGGTAATTCAGCTTGTTTACAAAGAATGAGTGATGAGTGGTAGTAAAACCAAATTTAAACTTCTTCCGAACCTGCAATTACCACGTCCTACTATCACCATGTTCATTGGCTATCTCTTAATATTGCTATCCTCagtacataggcgtagatcctggggggaatctccccaatattttgccgggggatggtccatacaaccaATGTTGACGTCTGTATATGGGTTtgctgaccaaattaacctcatatttggtcattctagcccccaaagtgcaattttttgcgCGATTCaggcaaatttattccacttttgcaccatatttcatcaatttagcttcaatattgcAAAAATTTTTCATGCGCACCGCATGCATTTGTACCtttaacttattctgttgccaaaaggggattgattcactatatttcaagaaatttcttCTAACTCCAtccccaaatgtcaaaatgaaatctacaccactgcttCAGTGTCATTGGCTATctcttaaggctacatgctctttttggttgaaatttttggcgggaaataatcccgcacaaatataaagtaatcttttcccacaactaaatatcatagtcggaaattaatgatgcatctggtagcttagatcataactttcatatactttagttgcaattatcccagaaaattcttgatttgtttttacagagtcttgaattgacgaGGTTTATGATCAAAAAGCGTCACTTTCGGTATATTTTGAAATTgaggccataactcttctcaaattagccccaaatcataatttattatatacacgtgtagcaaaccccattgggaataattggacgttgtttgcggagcctaaatttgattttattttatttcacaatatttctagtgtgagaattttgacctgtcaatcccttttcggatttcgcatccgaattcattaaaatgtgatatattgaattaataatgagtacgcttacctgCAATTAACACTTCCCGGTACCATTGTGCATCTGGTGACAGccaatattttggcttaaaacagtcccttcctatcatttttgaacaaaatattcctCGAAATTACGTACGTGACACGTATATATTGGGACAGCGAGGAAATAAAGAGAGccatttacggtggggtaggctattggaagctattatggtaccaggcatgtcaagcagatgcatacataagggcggtatattcaaatgctattgtctggatcattgagacaGTATCGATCGGGCAAGTAAACTTATACACGTGGGGTGTGTTGTCGCTccctggttttgacataaattacaagggcgtcttgaatgacccagcgtttttattatattcattcaaaaattaatcgtcgtttattacgagtcctaagagtcataccagttcaattcatcaaaattaatttatattaaatgaaaaacaaacaaacaagtagagtccaatgtcttactatgactgtattactaccaaaatctgcttttaataaacgtgttgatatgttatctttgaaaatcgtcagACATTAACCACAGGTACCGCCGTGGCACAGTGGCGTCTTTCACTGTTCAGCATAGTGtatcggcagtggttcgaaccctggtgtaaatttttttttttttaattctttttactaatacgctgtgccgtttttcaaattctcccctgaatgaaattcatgggcaagtacccttaatattgctatctttggtagatagcagatgtgatgcaagctaaatgagtctgatgttgatcagaatcaaaatttagttttcaatttcattacatgagccattttcagagctttattttgctgcaaACCATTAGACTTGTGGTTCCACAGATAAGGCAATttcagtgttgctcagaacaataaaatacgaaggaagttaaatacatttactCTTATTGGCcagatctcaaaatcaatattccctgacatccaactcattttgcttgatcacttcCCATCTCCAAACACACCAGACCTGTCATGTGGTATGGTAACAGTAAACATCATATTTTTGCTATCTCAATGTCACAATTCCAAACTTTGGTCTGAGTGAATCAAATCTTGTTCCACAAAGAAGTGACAGAGGGGATGTTTTCCCAATATGTTTCTCCATACATGTAACATACACACATCTTGAATACTTTCAGGGCTGCTCGTATGGCTATTCTTAAGATCCACATTTCATCTTGTAACTTTGGGTTAACTGACGAAGATCTGGAAGCCTTTGCTGCAAGGACAGATGGCTACTCTGGCAGTGACTTGTCCAATGTGATTATGACAGCATTGTTTGAACCTATTAGGGACATGCAACAGGCTACTCATTGGAGACAAACAGAAGGTACTGTTTATCTGTATTTAAAAATTGTGTGtggaaatttaaataaattagTGTAAAGGAGAAAtgcaggggtgtagccagcttttttggttgggggcaaaataaaaaaattgggggtaatgACGAAAAAAATTCCCGGTTGCATTATTTTGACCTGATATTATCAGTGGAAACTGTAGTATAAAGTCTTTGAGTTTccgaaaaaggctttattggaacAATAAGTGTGCGTAGCGTGCCAAATTTAgtattttgacacaatttttgCCCATGATGGAGGTGAAAATGGTTGTACTAGTGACAATCtgtgcgcgtagcgcgcaaaaaattttacacaattttggccGATGAGCGagatgaattttggtggaaaacaggCTATTTACCCcttttttcctttgccttcccgattttctctttcatttttggtcAGAGGAGCACTttgctctttcattttttgtcagggggcactctgcgcTAAAAATGTGCGCAGGCACATAGCCAGGGGTGCTAAAATGCTAAAGGCCCAAAAAGGCTCATTTGGGAGTTTAGCGAGCGAAAAAATCAAGCTTTTTTAtccctttttggtccaaaatcagcacccccaaaataaatcctgaatGTGCGCTAAGCGCTAAGTACAAAAACCTTGGCAACACTTAAGCTTAAAGATGTAAATTGGTGTTCTCTTGCCTCTTACCTCTAAcatcaattttactggaattgaatacaattttgaaaagacCAACAGGCGACAAAATAAAGCCTGCTGAAGTAGGATCAGTCAGCCTGGCATTTTCATTGGTTTACTAAAAATTCACCACAAAATCTGAaggtttttttgcaaatattcttTCTGCcaaatgttcagccaaaattaaataaataaattttggccccaaaatggacaatttttcatgattttagccaaatttttaaaaaaagttctCCAAAATGCAAGTACTGGGTCGGTTAGGTCACCTAATTATGGTAAATGTAGTGATTTGAGTGTTGGCCACCCAGCTGCTAGTCATTTTACAGCATTATTCATAACAACAGTATTTTACCataaattttacaataatattaatatactGTTTGAAATCCTTAAATACAGAAGATTCATTATGGGAAAATGACTGGCAGCTGGGTAAGTCCTTGGTTTATTCAGATGAAACATAACAGTATATCATTCATTATAATTGTCCACAGATGGCAAATTCATCCCTTGCTCTGCCGACCATCCCGATTGCATCAAGAATAAAACCATGAAGGATTTCCCAGCAGATCAAGTACAACCGAGAGACGTCAACCTGGAAGACCTTGTCTCATCTCTCCAAACATGCCACCAGACTGTCAACCAGGAGGAATTGGCTAAGTTTGAGGAGTTTACTAGTCATCTTGGACTAACAGGATAAACAGAAcactatcattatcatttgtgccTAACAATTAAATACTAGGATGAATTGGCAAAGTTTGAACTGTTTGAGGAGTTTACTAGTCATCTTGGACTAACAGGATAAACAGGAcactatcattatcatttgtgccTAACAATTAAATACAAGCTCAATGCTTTCTTCCTAGACTGAAATATACTTTTAAATGACTTTATGAGGAGGTGAAAAAGTGGAGATTTAGTGAGATGATTGAACCCAAGGCTCTACAATAACTGGTCAAGAGTTTACCACTTCACCACTCAGGAAATCTCAATTGATCATGATTGCCTACCCTCTCCCTTTTTGTCTTAGCagccaattgaatacctgagtggaagaagggccccaactccaattttttaccaaaatgagttagacccagcatttaaTAACCTGCAgtctgttcttccttgtgtgtgtaagatgagccaaaatccactctctaagtAGTCTtacacgtacacttaatcatggttttcatggaagaaaggcccaactccatggagttgggcccttcttccacaaatattagattaaagaggaattttgttcattcatgaaatctgcttttcgctacaataaactttcttgctaacatattacatgctcctacttgtgcaattaatggataattgtcaaatttctgtagctatttatgaCACATCTGCTtatggaactggcacttgcagtat
Above is a window of Amphiura filiformis chromosome 20, Afil_fr2py, whole genome shotgun sequence DNA encoding:
- the LOC140141887 gene encoding LOW QUALITY PROTEIN: uncharacterized protein (The sequence of the model RefSeq protein was modified relative to this genomic sequence to represent the inferred CDS: inserted 1 base in 1 codon), translating into MSLLQQYQEAASWLSAAAEESQKTSHVDLQLLITNCENCIGSVEDIRKEEQNVSRKAALDQLLVTINDHLDILRAKKAQLERGQVKSTTSASKTAAGVEGNKQDVQCEHRRLAIEDTIISNSNVGFNDVAGLDQAKQILKEAIIMPVQYPQLFTGGRKPWKRILLYGPPGTGKTRLAQAVAKEINSAFYCVSSSDLVSSWVGESEKLIKELFHHANQQEGRSVIFIDEIDSICRTRSSREEEHTRRIKXELLKQMEGADSMEDAAENHLFLMCATNRPWELDTAFLRRFQKRVYIPLPDGAARMAILKIHISSCNFGLTDEDLEAFAARTDGYSGSDLSNVIMTALFEPIRDMQQATHWRQTEDGKFIPCSADHPDCIKNKTMKDFPADQVQPRDVNLEDLVSSLQTCHQTVNQEELAKFEEFTSHLGLTG